Proteins found in one Corynebacterium freneyi genomic segment:
- a CDS encoding WhiB family transcriptional regulator yields MTATISDRNRTARVADLVEEREAAADSFRDRQEWVTRAKCRDIDPDELFVRGAAQRQAAVICRHCPVVLQCRADALDNRVEFGVWGGLTERQRRAMLREHPEVTSWADYYAAQIAAQRVAQKARRA; encoded by the coding sequence ATGACCGCCACAATCTCAGACCGGAACCGAACCGCCCGCGTGGCCGACCTCGTGGAAGAACGCGAAGCCGCCGCCGACAGCTTCCGCGACCGCCAAGAATGGGTCACCCGCGCCAAGTGCCGCGACATCGACCCCGACGAACTCTTCGTCCGCGGCGCCGCCCAGCGGCAGGCCGCCGTCATCTGCCGCCACTGCCCCGTCGTGCTGCAGTGCCGCGCCGACGCCCTCGACAACCGCGTCGAATTCGGCGTGTGGGGCGGGCTGACCGAGCGCCAGCGCCGCGCCATGCTCCGCGAGCACCCCGAGGTGACCAGCTGGGCCGACTACTACGCCGCCCAGATCGCCGCGCAGCGCGTCGCGCAGAAGGCCCGCCGCGCGTAG
- a CDS encoding TlpA family protein disulfide reductase — translation MNDDMNRGDGARDDVRSDEVHRGDVHRDGTVRAGEPGAAVEATGPVSVPRGSVRTSTMIAVILAVVGTVAVLWFAVSQTMGGDDGAVTGAAGEEELVEEPVAPRPDCPEPAPGATGSGPLAGVTLPCLGAEHQGEIDVAAALAGTPAVVNVWSWNCAPCREELPVLEEWAAANPDVRVVGVQAATSEARGAALLEDLGLETFVSYQDGFDAVGPALELPRVVPITVVLRADGTVAAVLPQAFDSVDEFDAAVRGALA, via the coding sequence GTGAACGACGACATGAACCGGGGCGACGGGGCCCGCGACGATGTGCGCTCCGATGAGGTGCACCGCGGTGACGTGCATCGCGATGGCACGGTGCGCGCGGGTGAACCGGGCGCGGCCGTCGAGGCGACGGGCCCGGTGTCGGTGCCGCGCGGGTCGGTGCGGACGTCGACGATGATCGCGGTGATCCTCGCGGTGGTCGGCACCGTCGCCGTGCTGTGGTTCGCCGTGTCGCAGACGATGGGCGGCGACGACGGGGCCGTCACCGGTGCCGCCGGGGAAGAGGAGCTCGTCGAAGAGCCCGTCGCCCCGCGCCCCGACTGCCCCGAGCCCGCGCCGGGGGCTACGGGGTCGGGCCCGCTGGCCGGGGTCACCCTGCCGTGCCTGGGAGCGGAGCATCAGGGCGAGATCGACGTCGCCGCCGCGCTGGCGGGCACTCCGGCCGTGGTCAACGTGTGGTCGTGGAACTGCGCCCCGTGCCGCGAGGAACTGCCGGTGCTCGAGGAGTGGGCGGCGGCCAACCCGGACGTGCGCGTCGTGGGCGTGCAGGCGGCCACCAGCGAGGCCCGCGGAGCGGCGCTGCTCGAAGACCTGGGCCTGGAGACCTTCGTGTCCTACCAGGACGGCTTCGACGCCGTCGGCCCGGCCCTCGAACTTCCGCGCGTCGTGCCCATCACGGTGGTGTTGCGCGCCGACGGCACGGTCGCTGCGGTGTTGCCGCAGGCGTTCGACTCGGTCGACGAATTCGACGCGGCCGTCCGAGGAGCGCTGGCATGA
- the nth gene encoding endonuclease III produces the protein MPPPTRPQGSLTSTRRRKPGAHPAAKGQETRRGMVRRARRVNRTLAVAYPDAHCELDFRDPYELTVATILSAQCTDVRVNMVTPTLFEAFPDAEALAGADVAVVEDIIRSTGFYRAKAANIIGFAQGVVERHGGEVPGTLEELTALPGVGRKTANVVLGNAFGVPGLTVDTHFGRLVRRLGFTDQEDPVRVEREMMEVIERREWTWFSHRIIFHGRRVCHSRRAACGACFLAADCPSYGLAGPAEPESAEKLITSPDREHLLAMAGLGEDPGAARELDDDRREDVTA, from the coding sequence ATGCCGCCCCCGACCCGACCGCAGGGGTCGCTGACGAGCACGCGACGCCGCAAGCCGGGGGCGCATCCGGCGGCGAAGGGGCAGGAGACGCGGCGGGGGATGGTGCGTCGGGCGCGGCGCGTGAACCGCACGTTGGCGGTGGCGTACCCGGATGCGCATTGCGAGCTCGACTTCCGCGACCCGTATGAGCTGACGGTGGCGACGATCTTGTCGGCGCAGTGCACCGATGTGCGGGTGAACATGGTGACGCCGACGCTGTTCGAGGCGTTTCCCGATGCGGAGGCGTTGGCGGGCGCGGACGTGGCGGTGGTGGAGGACATCATCCGGTCGACGGGGTTTTACCGGGCGAAGGCGGCGAACATCATCGGTTTCGCGCAGGGCGTGGTCGAGCGCCACGGCGGCGAGGTGCCGGGGACGCTGGAGGAGCTGACGGCGCTGCCGGGCGTGGGCCGCAAGACGGCGAATGTGGTGCTGGGCAACGCGTTCGGCGTGCCGGGGTTGACGGTGGACACGCATTTCGGGCGTCTGGTCCGCCGGCTCGGCTTCACGGATCAGGAGGATCCGGTGCGGGTGGAGCGCGAGATGATGGAGGTCATCGAGCGTCGCGAGTGGACGTGGTTTTCGCACCGCATCATCTTCCATGGCCGTCGGGTGTGCCATTCCCGGCGTGCGGCGTGCGGGGCGTGTTTCCTGGCGGCGGATTGCCCGTCGTATGGCCTGGCCGGGCCCGCGGAGCCGGAGTCGGCGGAGAAGCTGATCACGTCCCCGGACCGCGAGCATTTGTTGGCCATGGCCGGGTTGGGGGAGGATCCCGGGGCGGCACGGGAGCTTGACGACGATCGACGTGAGGACGTGACGGCGTGA
- a CDS encoding ArsA family ATPase → MSVDGARARSGSVSGDGFTTSPSSARPSTSSGPSSPPEPGAAAVHVITGKGGTGKSTIAGALSLRLAADGGRVLLVETEGRPAVAATLGLATFPRSPEKVASASGGGEVHACSLDAEAVLEDYLSSNVGSSLAIAAARKFGVTEFATAIAPGLRDVLLSGFIVAEARRGGWSAVVVDAPPTGRVARFLDVTRALGDIATSGPIHRQAADTAAFLRSGSTRVHMVTLAEPLPVRESLEALDELAEVNLPLGSVVVNRLLDDDLCDAALSLRHDDVTAIARTLAPADDAGDGPSSSNETLTTALLAELDDVAARARIQRRSLTELADDWPHPITRIPAQPGGVRIEGLYDIADLLTGLDHREVPNA, encoded by the coding sequence GTGAGTGTCGACGGCGCCCGGGCGCGCTCGGGATCGGTTTCGGGAGACGGCTTTACGACGTCCCCGTCGTCGGCGCGTCCGTCCACGTCGTCGGGGCCTTCGTCTCCGCCGGAACCGGGGGCGGCGGCCGTGCACGTGATCACCGGCAAGGGCGGCACGGGCAAGTCGACGATCGCGGGGGCGTTGTCCCTGCGGTTGGCCGCCGATGGCGGGCGGGTGCTGCTCGTGGAGACGGAGGGGCGGCCGGCGGTCGCCGCGACGCTGGGGCTCGCGACGTTTCCGCGGTCTCCGGAGAAGGTCGCCTCGGCGTCGGGCGGCGGCGAGGTCCACGCCTGTTCCCTCGACGCCGAAGCCGTGCTCGAGGATTACCTGTCGTCCAACGTGGGGTCGTCGCTGGCGATCGCGGCGGCCCGGAAATTCGGCGTGACCGAATTCGCCACGGCCATTGCCCCGGGCCTGCGGGACGTGCTGCTGTCGGGGTTCATCGTCGCCGAAGCCCGGCGCGGCGGCTGGTCGGCCGTCGTCGTCGATGCCCCGCCGACGGGTCGGGTGGCGCGGTTCCTCGACGTCACGCGCGCACTCGGCGACATCGCCACCTCCGGGCCGATCCACCGCCAGGCCGCCGACACCGCCGCATTCCTGCGGTCGGGTTCGACGCGCGTGCACATGGTGACGCTCGCCGAACCGCTGCCCGTGCGCGAATCCCTCGAAGCCCTCGACGAACTGGCCGAAGTCAACCTGCCGCTGGGATCGGTGGTGGTCAACCGACTCCTCGACGACGATCTCTGCGACGCGGCACTCTCCCTCCGCCATGACGACGTCACCGCCATCGCCCGCACCCTGGCCCCCGCCGACGACGCGGGCGACGGACCGTCGTCAAGCAACGAAACCCTGACCACCGCCCTGCTTGCCGAACTCGACGACGTCGCCGCCCGCGCCCGCATCCAACGACGCTCCCTCACCGAACTCGCCGACGACTGGCCCCACCCCATCACCCGCATCCCCGCCCAGCCCGGCGGCGTCCGCATCGAAGGCCTCTACGACATCGCCGACCTGCTCACCGGCCTCGACCACCGCGAGGTGCCCAATGCCTGA
- the glxR gene encoding CRP-like cAMP-activated global transcriptional regulator GlxR has translation MDDVQEILSRAGVFQGVDPEAVQNLLTELETVRFPRGTTIFNEGEPGDRLYIIIDGKVKLARHSSDGRENLLTIMGPSDMFGELSIFDPGPRTSSAVCVTEVTAASMNSDLLHQWIDDHPGISAQLLRMLARRLRRTNNSLADLIFTDVPGRVAKALLQLANRFGTQEGPNLRVTHDLTQEEIAQLVGASRETVNKALAEFAHRGWIRLEGKSVVICDTERLARRAR, from the coding sequence GTGGACGATGTACAGGAGATCCTCTCTCGCGCCGGAGTCTTCCAGGGAGTCGACCCGGAGGCCGTCCAGAACCTTCTGACCGAGCTCGAGACCGTCCGCTTCCCGCGCGGCACCACCATCTTCAACGAAGGCGAGCCCGGCGACCGCCTGTACATCATCATCGACGGCAAGGTGAAGCTCGCCCGCCACTCCTCCGACGGCCGCGAAAATCTCCTGACCATCATGGGCCCCTCCGACATGTTCGGCGAACTGTCCATCTTCGACCCGGGCCCGCGCACGTCCTCGGCCGTCTGCGTCACCGAGGTCACCGCCGCGTCGATGAACTCCGACCTGCTGCACCAGTGGATCGACGACCACCCGGGCATTTCCGCCCAGCTGCTGCGCATGCTGGCCCGCCGCCTGCGCCGCACCAACAACTCGCTGGCCGACCTCATCTTCACCGACGTGCCCGGCCGCGTGGCCAAGGCGCTGCTGCAGCTGGCCAACCGTTTCGGCACGCAGGAGGGCCCGAACCTCCGCGTCACCCACGACCTCACGCAGGAGGAGATCGCCCAGCTCGTCGGCGCATCCCGCGAGACCGTGAACAAGGCCCTCGCCGAGTTCGCCCACCGCGGGTGGATCCGCCTGGAGGGCAAGTCCGTGGTCATCTGCGACACGGAGCGCCTGGCCCGCCGCGCCCGCTAG
- a CDS encoding ArsA family ATPase — protein sequence MPDTTNNAHDNTARGADEAMGRGRDQDRDRDRHARAGNGDPRVIVMVGSGGVGKTTSAAALALGLADTGLRTVVLTIDPAKRLAQALGLDELGDTPQPVAGHDHLHALMLDQNARFGALLAEAGAPELADNRVTATVARSFGGLQEYLAMDLLAKLHDSGEWDAIVVDTPPALSALDFLDSADRVRRLVRHPLMRLLTSSSSLVGTGVMLLGQIVGSETLAQAAAFARGLRPVADSMLVRSRAMRDRLGDAGEFLLVTAPTAEALREARSFADSLGGQGLPVTGVVVNRTHQVPEALRGRELNWGDAAGGVVEAGAGAGAGTEAGPGGAAEAEAPTPGAMAAMRRIHESRVELAAAEEKQINRFVRRFPDAPLTHVPSMSGGVTSIDDLRTLAKRILPALD from the coding sequence ATGCCTGACACCACCAACAACGCGCACGACAACACCGCACGCGGCGCCGACGAGGCGATGGGCCGAGGCCGGGACCAGGACCGGGATCGGGACCGGCATGCCCGCGCGGGCAACGGCGACCCGCGGGTCATCGTCATGGTCGGCTCCGGCGGCGTCGGCAAAACCACCTCCGCCGCCGCACTCGCCCTCGGACTCGCCGACACCGGCCTGCGCACCGTCGTCCTGACCATCGACCCCGCCAAACGACTCGCCCAAGCCCTCGGCCTCGACGAACTCGGCGACACCCCGCAACCCGTCGCAGGGCACGACCACCTCCACGCCCTGATGCTCGACCAAAACGCCCGCTTCGGCGCACTCCTCGCCGAAGCCGGCGCACCCGAACTCGCCGACAACCGCGTCACCGCCACCGTCGCCCGCAGCTTCGGCGGCCTGCAGGAATACCTGGCCATGGACCTGCTCGCCAAGCTGCACGACTCCGGCGAATGGGACGCCATCGTCGTCGACACCCCGCCCGCCCTGTCCGCGCTCGACTTCCTCGACTCCGCCGACCGCGTGCGACGCCTCGTCCGCCACCCCCTGATGCGGCTGCTGACGTCCTCGTCCAGCCTCGTCGGCACCGGCGTGATGCTGCTCGGCCAAATCGTCGGCAGCGAAACCCTCGCGCAGGCCGCCGCATTCGCCCGCGGACTGCGGCCCGTCGCCGACTCCATGCTCGTGCGATCGCGGGCCATGCGCGACCGCCTGGGCGACGCCGGCGAATTCCTCCTGGTCACCGCGCCGACCGCCGAGGCGCTGCGAGAGGCGCGGTCGTTCGCCGACTCCCTCGGCGGGCAAGGGCTGCCGGTGACCGGCGTCGTCGTCAACCGCACCCACCAGGTGCCCGAGGCCCTGCGCGGCCGCGAGCTGAACTGGGGCGATGCCGCGGGTGGCGTGGTTGAGGCGGGGGCGGGTGCCGGAGCCGGGACGGAGGCGGGGCCGGGCGGTGCGGCAGAAGCGGAAGCACCCACACCCGGCGCCATGGCCGCGATGCGCCGCATCCACGAGTCCCGCGTCGAGCTCGCCGCCGCCGAGGAGAAGCAGATCAATCGCTTCGTCCGGCGGTTCCCCGATGCTCCCCTCACGCATGTGCCGTCGATGAGCGGCGGCGTGACCAGCATCGATGACCTGCGCACGCTGGCGAAGCGGATTCTCCCCGCACTGGACTGA
- a CDS encoding MBL fold metallo-hydrolase, producing MEHPAYSQLRPISESVGVVLCPNPSYSSLEGTNAYVIKAEGDDRSIVVDPGPEDEGHLNVLHRYAGDVALILLTHRHGDHADGAHRFRQLTGAPVRAFDERYCSDGVEPLADGERIVIDGVTPQVEVVATPGHTADSVCFFVHTGDGDDDVEGIMTGDTIAGRHTTMISETDGDLGEYLKTLHLLQDRGEGVRLLPGHGEDLPDITVMTKKYIERREQRLAQVKAAIEKLGEDASVGAIVDEIYTDVDPVLRHAAEQSTRVTLRYLETR from the coding sequence ATGGAGCATCCTGCGTACAGCCAACTGCGTCCCATCTCCGAGTCGGTCGGAGTCGTCCTGTGCCCGAACCCCAGCTACAGCTCGCTGGAAGGCACGAACGCCTACGTCATCAAGGCCGAAGGCGACGATCGCAGCATCGTCGTCGACCCCGGGCCGGAGGACGAGGGGCATCTCAACGTCCTGCACCGCTACGCCGGCGATGTCGCCCTGATCCTGCTGACTCACCGCCACGGCGACCACGCCGACGGCGCGCATCGCTTCCGTCAGCTCACCGGTGCCCCCGTTCGGGCGTTCGACGAGCGCTACTGCTCCGACGGTGTGGAGCCGCTTGCCGACGGCGAGCGCATCGTCATCGACGGCGTCACCCCGCAGGTCGAGGTCGTCGCCACCCCCGGCCACACCGCCGACTCAGTCTGCTTCTTCGTCCACACCGGCGACGGCGACGATGACGTCGAGGGCATCATGACCGGCGACACCATCGCCGGCCGCCACACCACCATGATCTCCGAGACCGACGGTGATCTCGGCGAGTACCTCAAGACGCTGCATCTGCTCCAGGACCGCGGCGAGGGCGTGCGCCTGCTGCCCGGCCACGGCGAGGATCTGCCGGACATCACGGTTATGACGAAGAAGTACATCGAGCGCCGCGAGCAGCGCCTGGCCCAGGTCAAGGCGGCGATCGAGAAGCTCGGCGAGGACGCGTCGGTGGGTGCGATCGTCGACGAGATCTACACCGACGTCGACCCGGTGTTGCGCCACGCAGCCGAGCAGTCGACCCGCGTGACCCTGCGGTACCTGGAAACCCGGTAG
- a CDS encoding RidA family protein produces MAVTDRLRELGIELPAVAAPVAAYVPAVRVGDLVYTSGQLPFVDGELTATGKVRDVSAAGRSDSEGSVSAEDAKAAARVAALNALAAVDDLVGIDNVERIIKVTGFVASAAGFNGQPGVINGASELFGEIFGDAGKHARSAVGVNELPLDTPVEVEIIVQVRS; encoded by the coding sequence GTGGCCGTCACCGACCGCCTCCGCGAACTGGGCATCGAACTGCCCGCGGTAGCCGCACCCGTCGCCGCCTACGTGCCCGCCGTGCGCGTCGGCGACCTCGTCTACACCTCCGGCCAGCTGCCCTTCGTCGACGGCGAACTCACCGCCACCGGCAAGGTCAGGGACGTCTCCGCCGCCGGCAGGTCCGACAGCGAGGGGTCCGTCTCCGCCGAGGACGCCAAGGCCGCCGCCCGCGTCGCCGCCCTCAACGCCCTGGCCGCCGTCGACGATCTCGTCGGCATCGACAACGTCGAGCGCATCATCAAGGTGACCGGTTTCGTCGCCTCCGCCGCCGGCTTCAACGGCCAGCCCGGCGTGATCAACGGCGCCTCCGAACTGTTCGGCGAGATTTTCGGCGACGCCGGCAAGCACGCCCGCTCCGCCGTCGGCGTCAACGAGCTGCCCCTCGACACCCCCGTCGAGGTCGAAATCATCGTCCAGGTCCGCTCCTAG
- a CDS encoding metallophosphoesterase — protein MARVAGGVVGGAGLLGAATFLYANQVELTAFRVKRVRVPALPAGHEPLRILHVSDFHMTRSQRKKQRWVAGLEALDPDLVINTGDNLGGADAVPSVLAALGPLLDRPGAFVFGTNDYFGPKPLNPLRYLTGKKRKPSTEKLPWEGMRAAFIERGWRDATHRRLEFVAGGVRLAITGVDDPHHDLDDYDSVAGAPNADADLAIGLSHSPEPRVLDRFAADGYDLVLSGHTHGGQVCLPFERAIVTNCGIDRSRASGLSRWTERTWLHVSNGLGTSPYAPVRLFCPPSATLIEVVAADEGPGTAATA, from the coding sequence ATGGCGCGGGTGGCAGGCGGCGTCGTCGGAGGTGCCGGCCTGCTCGGGGCGGCGACGTTCCTGTACGCCAATCAGGTGGAGTTGACGGCGTTTCGCGTCAAGCGGGTGCGGGTGCCCGCCCTGCCCGCCGGGCATGAGCCGCTGCGCATTCTGCACGTGTCCGATTTCCACATGACGCGGTCGCAGCGCAAGAAGCAGCGTTGGGTCGCGGGCCTGGAGGCGCTGGATCCGGATCTGGTGATCAACACCGGCGACAACCTCGGTGGCGCGGACGCCGTGCCGTCGGTGCTCGCGGCGCTGGGGCCGCTGCTGGATCGGCCGGGCGCGTTCGTGTTCGGCACCAACGACTACTTCGGCCCGAAGCCGCTGAATCCGCTGCGGTACCTGACCGGCAAGAAGCGCAAGCCGTCGACGGAGAAGCTGCCGTGGGAGGGCATGCGCGCCGCGTTCATCGAGCGTGGTTGGCGCGACGCCACGCACCGGCGGCTGGAGTTCGTTGCCGGGGGCGTGCGGCTGGCGATCACCGGCGTCGACGACCCGCACCATGATCTCGACGACTACGACTCCGTCGCCGGCGCCCCCAACGCCGACGCCGACCTGGCCATCGGCCTGTCGCACTCGCCGGAGCCGCGGGTGCTCGACCGCTTCGCCGCAGACGGCTACGACCTCGTCCTGTCCGGCCACACCCACGGCGGGCAGGTGTGTTTGCCGTTCGAGCGGGCAATCGTGACCAACTGCGGGATCGACCGGTCGCGGGCGTCGGGCCTGTCGCGGTGGACCGAGCGGACGTGGCTGCACGTGTCCAACGGGTTGGGCACGTCGCCGTATGCGCCGGTGCGGTTGTTCTGTCCGCCGTCGGCGACGCTCATCGAGGTCGTGGCGGCCGACGAGGGGCCCGGGACCGCGGCCACGGCCTGA
- a CDS encoding DUF4177 domain-containing protein, with amino-acid sequence MSTTWEYATVPLLTHATKQILDTWGEDGWELVTVLPGPTGEQHVAYLKRAKGE; translated from the coding sequence ATGAGCACAACTTGGGAATACGCCACCGTTCCGCTTCTCACCCACGCCACGAAGCAGATCCTCGACACCTGGGGCGAGGACGGTTGGGAGCTGGTCACCGTCCTGCCCGGCCCCACCGGCGAGCAGCACGTCGCCTACCTGAAGCGCGCGAAGGGGGAGTGA
- a CDS encoding transglycosylase domain-containing protein, with the protein MLAGLIVAAAIFPVAGGGGYLMARTADDLAMSSRSVIGGEAPEITTITDVNGEPMAWLYDQRRTSVESWQISREMKDAIVSIEDRRFWDHSGVDWQGTFRAALANFTSGSVQQGASTIEQQLIKNYTLLVEAETEAERRAATATDYGRKLREIRIAQDLEDGMSKEEVLTGYLNIVPFGNGAFGIENAAQTYFGIPAKDLNIPQSALLAGLVQQTSGLNPYTNPDGAMARRNDVLRAMVSTGSITQAQADDAIATDLGVLPEPNRLPQGCIAAGDRGFFCDYVLGYLADRGLDRTKLARGGYTIHTTLDPVVQDNTQRALREQASPTAGGVAEVMSVVEPGTDSRRVLSMASSRVYGLDAEAMQTVQPQPFTSVGNGAGSIFKIFAAAAAVEKGMGIDTSLPVPRRYEASGLGDGGAAGCPPGLYCVENTGTFPGSMTLREALAKSPNTPFVAMSEQVGVDGVMDMAVRLGMRSYTVPGSFDGESSVAEYVSDNTLGSFVLGPTPVNALELSNVGATLASDGMWCEPDPIVEVTDRDGNPVHVDRPACDQAVDPGVAHAMAQALSSDTVDGTAEDAAKSARWDGPVAAKTGTTESNQSAAFLGFTTGLAAAVYAYNDSPVVTELCTSPLRQCGSGDLYGGREPARTWFSAVSPIIDDHGGKVLPEMAPEYGPGTARASLPQVEGMQEADARRKLEEAGYRVESVSVSQTGRPRGTVTGVRVPGLLLDGGTVTLEVSDGTRRPPPPRTTEPPAPRPGGGVPDLPDAITIPGFGRIPLPR; encoded by the coding sequence ATGCTCGCGGGGCTCATCGTCGCCGCGGCGATCTTCCCCGTCGCCGGCGGCGGCGGGTACCTGATGGCGCGCACCGCCGATGATTTGGCGATGTCGTCCCGCTCGGTCATCGGCGGCGAGGCCCCGGAGATCACCACCATCACCGACGTCAACGGCGAACCGATGGCGTGGCTGTACGATCAGCGCCGCACCTCGGTGGAGTCGTGGCAGATTTCGCGGGAGATGAAGGACGCGATCGTCTCCATCGAGGATCGCCGTTTCTGGGATCATTCCGGCGTCGATTGGCAGGGCACGTTCCGTGCGGCGTTGGCCAATTTCACGTCCGGGTCGGTGCAGCAGGGTGCGTCGACGATCGAGCAGCAGCTGATCAAGAACTACACGCTCCTGGTGGAGGCGGAGACCGAGGCCGAACGCCGCGCCGCCACCGCCACCGACTATGGCCGCAAGTTGCGGGAGATCCGCATCGCCCAGGACCTCGAGGACGGGATGTCCAAGGAAGAGGTGCTGACGGGCTACCTCAACATCGTCCCGTTCGGCAACGGCGCCTTCGGCATCGAGAATGCGGCGCAGACGTATTTCGGCATTCCGGCGAAGGACCTGAACATTCCGCAGTCGGCGCTGCTCGCGGGGCTGGTGCAGCAGACGTCGGGGTTGAATCCGTACACGAATCCGGATGGGGCGATGGCCCGCCGCAATGACGTGCTGCGTGCGATGGTGTCCACCGGGTCGATCACGCAGGCGCAGGCCGACGACGCCATCGCCACCGACCTGGGCGTGCTGCCCGAGCCGAATCGTCTGCCGCAGGGCTGCATCGCCGCCGGGGACCGGGGCTTTTTCTGCGACTACGTCCTCGGCTACCTCGCCGATCGCGGCCTGGACCGCACGAAGCTCGCCCGGGGCGGCTACACCATCCACACCACGTTGGATCCGGTGGTGCAGGACAACACGCAGCGGGCGTTGCGCGAGCAGGCGTCTCCGACGGCGGGCGGCGTGGCCGAGGTGATGAGCGTCGTCGAGCCGGGCACGGATTCGCGCCGCGTGCTGTCGATGGCGTCGTCGCGGGTGTACGGGCTCGACGCCGAAGCGATGCAGACGGTTCAGCCGCAGCCGTTTACGTCGGTGGGCAATGGCGCGGGGTCGATTTTCAAGATCTTCGCGGCCGCCGCGGCGGTGGAGAAGGGCATGGGCATCGACACGTCGCTGCCGGTGCCGCGCCGCTACGAGGCGTCGGGGTTGGGCGACGGCGGCGCGGCCGGCTGTCCGCCCGGCTTGTACTGCGTGGAGAACACGGGCACGTTCCCGGGGTCGATGACTCTGCGGGAGGCGTTGGCGAAGTCGCCGAACACCCCGTTCGTGGCGATGAGCGAGCAGGTCGGCGTCGATGGCGTCATGGATATGGCGGTGCGCCTGGGCATGCGGTCGTACACGGTGCCGGGCAGTTTCGACGGCGAGTCGTCGGTGGCGGAGTACGTGTCCGACAACACGTTGGGTTCGTTCGTGTTGGGTCCGACGCCGGTCAATGCGCTGGAGCTGTCGAACGTCGGCGCGACGTTGGCGTCGGACGGGATGTGGTGCGAGCCGGATCCGATCGTGGAGGTCACGGATCGCGACGGCAACCCGGTGCACGTCGACCGTCCGGCGTGCGACCAGGCGGTCGATCCGGGCGTCGCCCATGCGATGGCGCAGGCGTTGTCGTCGGACACGGTCGACGGCACTGCCGAGGATGCGGCGAAGTCGGCGCGGTGGGATGGCCCGGTTGCGGCGAAGACGGGGACGACGGAGTCGAACCAGTCGGCGGCGTTCCTGGGGTTCACGACGGGTTTGGCCGCGGCGGTGTACGCGTACAACGATTCGCCGGTGGTGACGGAGTTGTGCACGTCGCCGCTGCGCCAGTGTGGTTCGGGTGATTTGTACGGTGGCCGCGAGCCGGCGCGGACGTGGTTTTCGGCGGTGTCGCCGATCATCGACGATCATGGCGGCAAGGTGCTGCCGGAAATGGCCCCGGAGTATGGGCCCGGAACCGCCAGGGCGTCGTTGCCCCAGGTGGAGGGCATGCAGGAGGCCGACGCCCGCCGGAAGTTGGAGGAGGCCGGCTACCGGGTCGAGTCGGTTTCGGTGTCGCAGACGGGTCGGCCGCGGGGCACGGTGACGGGTGTTCGGGTGCCGGGTCTGCTTCTCGACGGCGGCACCGTGACCCTGGAGGTGTCGGATGGCACGCGCCGCCCGCCGCCGCCCCGGACGACGGAGCCTCCCGCGCCGCGACCCGGCGGTGGCGTGCCGGATCTGCCGGATGCGATCACCATTCCGGGCTTCGGTCGGATTCCGCTGCCGCGCTAG
- a CDS encoding GatB/YqeY domain-containing protein, which produces MSELKATIISDMTAAMKARDKATVGALRMLKAAIQTEEVSGAKHELTDAEVLKVIEREIKKRRESAEMYAENGRDELAENERAEAEVFARYQPKQLDDDELAALVDAAIAEACGDEPASMKQMGQVMKAAQAKAAGRVDGKRLSGAVKARLQA; this is translated from the coding sequence ATGAGCGAACTGAAGGCAACCATCATCTCCGACATGACCGCCGCCATGAAGGCCCGCGACAAGGCCACCGTCGGCGCGCTGCGCATGCTCAAGGCCGCGATCCAAACCGAGGAGGTCTCCGGCGCCAAGCACGAACTGACCGACGCCGAGGTGCTCAAGGTCATCGAGCGGGAGATCAAGAAGCGCCGCGAGTCCGCCGAAATGTACGCCGAGAACGGCCGCGACGAACTCGCCGAGAATGAACGCGCCGAGGCCGAGGTTTTCGCCCGCTACCAGCCCAAGCAGCTTGACGACGACGAACTCGCCGCCCTCGTCGACGCCGCCATCGCCGAGGCGTGCGGTGACGAGCCCGCGTCGATGAAGCAGATGGGGCAGGTCATGAAGGCCGCGCAGGCCAAGGCGGCCGGCCGCGTCGACGGCAAGCGCCTGTCCGGTGCCGTGAAGGCGCGCCTGCAGGCCTAG